Proteins co-encoded in one Medicago truncatula cultivar Jemalong A17 chromosome 8, MtrunA17r5.0-ANR, whole genome shotgun sequence genomic window:
- the LOC11420686 gene encoding gamma-tubulin complex component 2 isoform X2 produces MVAQLEHQFRLGRLSLQGLWFYCQPMLRSMQALSTVIQKASVNNFTGSAVLNLLQSQAKAMAGDNAVRLLLEKMTQCASRAYMSILERWVYEGVIDDPYGEFFIAEDKSLQKESLTKDYDAKYWRQRYSLKDGIPSFLANSAGTILTTGKYLNVLRECGHNVQVPPSENSKLMSFGSNHHYLECIKAAYNFASGELVNLIKEKYDLTGKLRSIKHYLLLDQGDFLVHFMDIARDELAKKPDEVSVEKLQSLLDLALRTTAAAVDPYHEGLTCIVERSSLLKRLGTFNVTEVNQRDVINNDILEEPVSITGLETFSLSYKAHWPLSIVLSRKALTKYQLIFRFLFHCKHVDRQLCGAWQTHQGVRALNTRGTAISRSSLLCRSMLKFVNSLLHYLTFEVIEPNWHMMYTRLQSANSIDEVIQHHDFFLDKCLRECLLLLPELLKKVERLKSMCLQYAAATQWLISSSIVLHSPDEPKVDSTGAKQSKSGQVLKSTTRNAAVTESILKFEKEFDAELQSLGSILSSSSQAEPYLAHLAKWVLGVKHEHNGL; encoded by the exons ATGGTGGCACAACTTGAGCACCAGTTTCGGCTTGGGAGACTTTCCCTTCAAGGATTGTGGTTCTACTGTCAG CCCATGTTGAGGTCAATGCAAGCATTGTCTACTGTCATACAGAAGGCTTCAGTCAACAATTTTACTGGTTCCGCCGTTCTTAACTTACTGCAGAGCCAG GCAAAGGCTATGGCTGGAGATAATGCAGTTAGGTTGTTGCTGGAGAAAATGACACAATGTGCAAGTAGGGCCTACATGAGCATTTTAGAAAG ATGGGTCTATGAAGGAGTAATAGATGATCCTTATGGTGAATTTTTCATTGCAGAAGACAAATCTCTTCAAAAG GAGAGTCTCACTAAAGATTATGATGCTAAGTACTGGCGACAACGTTATAGCCTCAAAGATGGAATTCCAAGCTTCCTTGCGAATTCTGCAGGAACAATTTTGACCACAGGAAAATATCTAAATGTCCTGAGAGAATGTGGACACAATGTTCAG GTGCCTCCATCAGAAAATTCGAAACTAATGAGCTTTGGCTCAAATCATCATTATCTTGAATGTATCAAGGCTGCTTATAACTTTGCAAGTGGTGAACTCGTGAATCTCATTAAGGAAAAG TATGATCTAACAGGAAAATTGCGGTCTATAAAACACTACCTTCTTCTTGATCAG GGGGATTTCTTAGTACATTTCATGGATATTGCTCGAGATGAGCTGGCCAAAAAACCTGATGAAGTCTCTGTTGAGAAGCTGCAG TCTCTTCTAGACCTTGCTTTGCGTACAACTGCAGCTGCTGTTGATCCGTATCATGAAGGCTTAACCTGTATTGTG GAAAGATCATCTTTGCTTAAAAGGTTAGGTACATTTAATGTTACTGAAGTTAACCAGAGAGATGTAATTAATAATGATATTCTGGAAGAGCCTGTTAGCATCACCGGCCTTGAAACATTTTCACTAAGTTATAAG GCGCACTGGCCACTGTCTATAGTATTATCACGCAAAGCCCTTACAAAGTACCAGTTAATTTTTCGATTTCTTTTCCACTGCAAACATGTTGACCGTCAGCTATGTGGAGCATGGCAAACACATCAA GGAGTTCGTGCTCTCAATACACGTGGAACTGCTATCTCCCGATCATCTCTTCTGTGCCGAAGTATGCTTAAATTTGTCAATAGCCTTTTGCACTATCTAACATTTGAG GTTATTGAACCCAATTGGCATATGATGTATACCAGACTTCAGTCAGCAAATAGCATAGATGAG GTTATACAACATCATGATTTTTTCCTTGATAAATGTTTGAGAGAGTGTTTACTACTGTTACCTGAGTTGCTGAAG AAGGTGGAGAGGCTTAAATCCATGTGCCTACAATATGCAGCCGCAACACAGTGGCTTATATCATCTTCTATCGTATTACATAGTCCAGATGAACCTAAAGTTGATTCAACTGGAGCTAAACAATCGAAATCAGGTCAGGTCCTGAAGTCAACCACCAGAAATGCGGCAGTCACTGAATCTATTCT aAAATTTGAGAAGGAATTTGATGCCGAGCTTCAGAGTCTTGGATCAATCTTGAGTAGTAGCTCACAGGCAGAGCCATATTTGGCCCATCTTGCGAAATGGGTTCTTGGTGTTAAACACGAACATAATGGTTTGTGA